The sequence TGTTCCTCATCTCTAACCCTTCTATGTTTTGAacatgcttttgtttttttgagatGCATAAGTAAAAGTAAAGTGTTGTTTTGATCGTTTTTAGCTGATTGAGCGGAGTCCCACTGCTCTTCCTCGCTCCGCAGTTTATCTCAGCATCATCACCTTTGTCATGGGCGCCAGCATACACCTAGTGGGAGACTCTATTAACCATCGTCTCATCCTCAGTGGATACCAGCTTCATCTTTCTGTCAGAGAGAACCCCATCATCAAGGATCTGAAGCCTACCTCACTGGTACGAAGTAGTGGCATCGAAGTAGTTCGATGTACAGATCAAACAAATTATGTGGTCTGCTGAAGAAACTATACATTGGGTTTGTTTTTAATGGTGAtgataataaatactttatttggTTTCAGATTGATTCCTTTGAGCTTCTGTATTACTATGATGAGCACTTAGGGCATTGCATGTGGTAAGTATATTTTCCATTCTCACATTTAATCTCTAATTGCGCTacaatttacaattttacaTTCTAATAGAGATTCCTCTCCTCCACCGTTATCATTATAGGTATGTCCCAttcttcctcatcctcttcTTGTATTTCACTGGCTGCTTTACACAAGCTAAAGATGAGAGGATGCCTTACTCAGGTTGGCTGCTACTTGGCCCTAGTGCAGTGTACTATTGGTAagtcagttttcaagcatttttgagATGTAGAATTTAAAATCAAGTTGaagcaacattttatttcagtattataacatatttccaagtgaaagAGAACATTCAACGAGGAAAAAAATGATCTAACAATAAATCAGGCATCAGAAATTAAACGTTAACGTGGTCTATTTCTTCAGGTATCTGATCACTGAGGGGCAGATTTTTGTTCTGTACGTCTTCACCTTTTTTGCCATGGTTGCCACTGTGATGCGCCAGAGGCGGATGGGCTTCATGCTAGACAGCAATGGCCGTTTCCTCTTCTATAACTTCATCATTACTCTGGGATTAGTTCTGGTTTGGGTCGCATATCTGTGGAATGATGAAGTTTTGCGCAAAAAGTATCCCGGTATCATCTATGTCCCTGAGCCGTGGTCCTTTTATACCTTACACATCAAAGGCAGTTAAATACCAACATTAAATCTGAGCTACATTTCTGTTACGTTTCTCCAATAAAAAGAGTTTAAATATGAGTTTACCCAAGTTCAATGACACtttgagtgaaactaaaaaCATTTGCTCTTGAATTCTGGTTAGAGacttttttaaaggggtcatgaattgagaaattttccttgtgcttttaacatataagaggtcattgtactgtaaaaaatatcTTGTAattttcagaactcaaaacttcctcttaagtcaaaataaaatgtaaattttattgAAACCAAGTTGCCAAAATGACTCGTTTTGGATTTTGTCACAGTATTACGTCAATACGAGAGACGCAAACACAGGATTAGTCCAGCAACAATAGAGAACGTAAAGAAGtttgcttttgttgttgttttgatcTAAGCCATTCGCTGCAATCCTGAATAAAAGCTTCAGTGAGTGACATCTTCTGTTTTGTCATCAGTAAGGCATTACTTTAGGCATTTCACTTTATTGAAAAGATTGATGAATAGCCTATAATTACAACAGTGCGACAAAAGATGGTACATTCATTCATAATTCCATTTTCACGAAACACTGTAAGTTATCATTTGTCAACTACAAATCCAAGTACCTAAACTTTATTTGCCACAACCAAGACTTATGTAAAAGTAAAAGCTTATGTAAAACACATAAATGTTTCAAATTGTTggcaaatgtttcaaatatgtaacaagatatttttaaacatcggaagttttcaaaacaattcCCAACAAGTGTAAcgttgaaaattattttaatatgcaaaattGTTACTGAATCAGAGCAGTGGCCGTTTACTTCTGAGTTTTGAATGCGGCACACCCATCAAAATGGAGTGAAAGAGAGGGTCAAAAACAGGATAGAAAATACCCTATTACTTCTAAATCAGGATAtcttttgatgtaaaaatcttgataacattataaatggacCTCAgagaacattataaaataaaaacaaaataaaaacttcagttcatgacccctttaagttcCAGTGTTACTTACTCCTTGTGTCTTCCCAAGGCAAACTATATGTTTATCATTTTTGTATATTGAATAATAAAGTAATTTCATCATTGTGGTTTACTGTAAAATTGTTCCTTTTATGTCCTTGTTTTATCTAAATAAAGGTTGTACTCCCTAAATATACCTTTTTATGAGTCATTGAGTGTGATCATGAGCTGCACCTACTGTAGCAGACACTATAACATGATAGTTGGAATCCTGTATCAATGTTCCTATGACAACGAGGCTATCAATTACGTCAACACTGCAGTGGACTTTAGTTCCTACAGGTAATCCAGAGGGAGTGACTCTTTCCCTGAACAGCCGAAACGCGTGTAGACATGGTGAGTCTGATGTTAGTTTTctcttaaatttaattttaattcaattattgttgAGTTTTCAACATGTTTTTTAAACTTCTCTTTACAGGCAAAATTCTTATCACAAACTCAGATTGATGGTAAGCtgttacaaagaaaaaaaagtgtgcaTTGTAAACCCATGAATATagtaaaataaactaaattgttattttaaaaaaatcgaCATCTACAGTACATTTATAAGCGATGAGAATTTTTTGTGGAATTGTTTTCAATGAAGTTTCCTTGTTCTCATGTAGAGTTCAAAGAATGTTTCTCACTTTATGACAAGAAGCGAAAGGGGAAGATTGAAGCCAAAGACCTTATTACTGTCATGCGCTGTTTGGGTACAAGTCCCACATATAATGAAGTGGACAGACATCTGCAAATCCAcaaaataggtaacattttgTTAGACCCCATGATTAACATTCCATTGAATTATGAATATGTCTTCCTTGTCGACTCTTTCAGCTTCCTTGTGCCACCTGTGGCTAATAGCGATACACATTGGACTAGTGCTCTCACTGTGCTaatgacaacaacaaaacaccttTAACAATCAGATATTTAGCTATGACATACTTGATTTTTATGGCCAGTGTAAGAGCATGTTGAGGCACTGGAATCAAGCATCAAACAAAAGATAAAGtaaaatactgaatgttttgaatgaattcTTTGCTTTCTTTAATGTTAGTAGTTCATGCATGTTTTCTGCTGTATCCCCACCACAGATAAGACAGGGGAGTTGGACTTTTCCAC is a genomic window of Megalobrama amblycephala isolate DHTTF-2021 linkage group LG3, ASM1881202v1, whole genome shotgun sequence containing:
- the cln6a gene encoding ceroid-lipofuscinosis neuronal protein 6a, producing the protein MRRRPQSAALTPAYLRIGSEKTVSAAQSQFHTDLWLCFTVQNWILDFGRPIAMIVMPLEWFPLNKPSVGDYFHMAYNVITPFLLLKLIERSPTALPRSAVYLSIITFVMGASIHLVGDSINHRLILSGYQLHLSVRENPIIKDLKPTSLIDSFELLYYYDEHLGHCMWYVPFFLILFLYFTGCFTQAKDERMPYSGWLLLGPSAVYYWYLITEGQIFVLYVFTFFAMVATVMRQRRMGFMLDSNGRFLFYNFIITLGLVLVWVAYLWNDEVLRKKYPGIIYVPEPWSFYTLHIKGS